Proteins from a single region of Gambusia affinis linkage group LG12, SWU_Gaff_1.0, whole genome shotgun sequence:
- the fzr1b gene encoding fizzy-related protein homolog has protein sequence MDQEYERRLLRQNNHQNLPTERRMTKSLGAACSPLSVKSGDRFIPTRAGSNWSINFHYANENCRSPAQNHKAKDASADSSKDAVAYAALLRNELLGAGIETVAEPHADDRRHEVLAPDSCSLFRYAVHTKRVPCDGGNEVSPFSLSPLSNKSHKLLRSPRKPARKISKIPFKVLDAPELQDDFYLNLVDWSAGNLLSVGLGACVYLWSACTSQVTRLCDLSVDGDSVTSVCWNERGSLVAVGTHKGYVQIWDAAGGRKLTCLEGHSARVGALAWNGEQLSSGSRDRVILQRDVRTPPAAERRLQGHRQEVCGLKWSPDHQHLASGGNDNKLLVWNSSSLVPVQQYSDHLAAVKAIAWSPHQHGLLASGGGTADRCLRFWNTLTGQALQSTDTGSQVCNLAWSKHANELVSTHGYSQNQILVWKYPSLTQVAKLTGHSYRVLYLAVSPDGEAIVTGAGDETLRFWNLFSKTRCTKESKSVLNLFTRIR, from the exons AGTTTAGGAGCTGCCTGCAGCCCTCTCAGTGTGAAGTCAGGGGACCGCTTCATTCCCACCCGCGCTGGAAGCAACTGGAGCATCAACTTCCACTATGCCAAC GAGAACTGCCGCTCTCCCGCGCAGAACCACAAAGCGAAGGACGCCAGCGCCGACTCCAGTAAAG ACGCCGTGGCCTACGCCGCCCTGCTGAGGAACGAGCTGCTGGGCGCCGGCATCGAGACGGTGGCGGAGCCTCACGCCGACGACCGGCGGCACGAAGTCCTCGCTCCAGACTCCTGCAGCCTTTTCAGG TACGCTGTCCACACGAAGAGAGTGCCTTGCGATGGCGGTAATGAAGTCTCCCCCTTCTCACTTTCTCCGCTCAGCAACAAGAG TCACAAGCTGCTCCGTTCGCCCCGCAAGCCGGCGCGAAAGATCTCCAAGATCCCGTTCAAAGTCCTGGACGCTCCGGAGCTGCAGGACGACTTCTACCTCAACCTGGTGGATTGGTCGGCGGGAAACCTGCTGAGTGTGGGGCTGGGGGCCTGCGTCTACTTGTGGAGTGCCTGCACTAGCCAG GTGACCAGGTTATGTGACCTTTCAGTTGACGGGGACTCTGTCACATCGGTGTGTTGGAATGAGCGG GGGAGCCTGGTGGCCGTAGGAACCCACAAGGGTTACGTTCAGATCTGGGACGCAGCCGGAGGCCGGAAGCTGACGTGTCTGGAGGGCCACTCGGCCCGAGTAG GTGCGCTGGCGTGGAACGGGGAGCAGCTGTCGTCGGGGAGTCGGGACAGGGTGATCCTGCAGCGGGACGTCCGAACGCCGCCCGCCGCGGAGAGAAGGCTGCAAGGTCACCGGCAAGAGGTGTGCGGCCTCAAGTGGTCTCCGGACCACCAGCACCTGGCTTCTGGAGGCAACGACAACAAA CTGCTGGTGTGGAACAGCTCCAGCCTCGTCCCCGTGCAGCAGTACAGCGACCACCTGGCGGCCGTGAAGGCCATCGCCTGGTCCCCTCACCAGCACGGGCTGCTGGCCTCGGGCGGCGGCACCGCCGACCGCTGCCTGCGCTTCTGGAACACCCTGACGGGTCAGGCGCTGCAGAGCACCGACACCGGCTCCCAGGTCTGCAACCTGGCCTGGTCCAAACACGCCAACGAGCTG gtAAGCACTCACGGCTACTCTCAGAACCAGATTCTGGTGTGGAAGTATCCGTCTCTAACGCAGGTGGCCAAGCTGACCGGACACTCCTACAGAGTCTTATATCTG GCCGTGTCCCCGGACGGAGAGGCCATCGTTACCGGAGCCGGAGACGAGACTCTTCGCTTCTGGAACCTCTTCAGTAAAACACGATGCactaag GAATCAAAGTCCGTGCTGAACCTTTTCACAAGGATACGATAG
- the LOC122840623 gene encoding importin-13-like, producing the protein MESAPVPGQNPVELEFTQENIETALYQLYYDPDMERKNVAQKWLTQAQSSAQAWQFCWALLSPDKIPEVQFFGASTLHIKICRHWGDLPAEQHEDLRMQLLSHILCFSSGPKMVLTRLCVALASMALNLIPQAWSEPVADMVRAFQPQKPDSQDNPGAKASQEPHAHCLALLELLTVLPEEFQSGRLARARRTQLKEALVGEWAVVCGMLRQLLQSQDSSVQVKEKVLRCLSSWVGLDVPLGESQELVQDCFAVLSDTGLFDTAVETIVTAITQPDCQRFINVLLSLMPMVLGLYDQLKTAAQDGDMETTHGICRIAVALGETHSRVLLEQPDHWQEYLALVNMILFCTGIPGHYPVNETTSSLTLTFWYTLQDDILSFEEEKQAVYLQVYKPVYFQLVDVLLLKSHYPSLEEYASWSSDDKEQFRIYRVDISDTLMYVYEMLGAELLSNLYDRLGRLLMDPQQSAVWQDIEALLFGFQSIAETIDVNYSDVIPGLIGLIPRINVSNVMLADTVMYTIGSLAEWLADHPVMLGGILPMVLRGLVKAELSVSSISTLKRICRECRQDLAPYAQDILTVSQDVLVKEIHESSQCMWLMQALGFLLSALPAEEILGRLHSLISPHIQQLDSLVRQEPDPATKQGIVSILGLLSSLFTTLDVNRHADGLDEEDASHRLTAAQSIQNPVVVVLQQVFPLIQTIISKWLHDSEVVEAVCGVFDKSVRTLLHDFGPMVAQLSEMLGQIYSTYPQAAALDLTRQMVHIFAGEEQHMSDVRSLVEVLTSTTLSIFQQGPRDHPDIAESFMNLHAQILKRSPDLYLSTQLDVKALFYSGILSIKFPETPTVKAACLFFTEFLSRCKDMPALTDVVQNDGKILTETVLQAVGGGSSRSLAENFSEVLLSLNRHSPGLLSQWLTETLQTPGFPSAHVTTEQKHTFSQQILREQTNKRRVKETVKEFSLLCRGLQGAGFSEC; encoded by the exons ATGGAGTCCGCACCCGTCCCGGGACAGAACCCGGTGGAGTTGGAGTTCACACAGGAGAACATTGAGACG GCTCTCTACCAGCTGTACTACGACCCGGACATGGAGCGTAAGAACGTAGCTCAGAAGTGGTTGACCCAAGCCCAGTCCTCAGCACAGGCATGGCAGTTCTGCTGGGCCCTGCTCAGCCCTGACAAG ATCCCGGAGGTTCAGTTTTTCGGCGCCAGCACACTCCACATTAAGATCTGCCGTCACTGGGGTGACCTTCCCGCAGAGCAGCACGAGGACCTCAGGATGCAACTTCTTTCCCACATCTTATGCTTCTCCTCTGGCCCTAAAATGGTGCTCACTCGACTGTGTGTGGCGCTGGCCTCGATGGCTCTTAACCTAATCCCCCAGGCCTGGTCTGAGCCGGTGGCAGACATGGTGAGAGCATTCCAACCTCAGAAACCAGACTCTCAAGACAACCCTGGTGCCAAGGCTTCTCAGGAACCCCATGCACATTGCCTTGCTCTCCTGGAGCTCCTCACCGTACTTCCAGAGGAATTTCAAAGCGGCCGTCTGGCCCGAGCCCGTCGAACCCAGCTAAAGGAAGCTCTGGTAGGGGAGTGGGCTGTGGTGTGTGGCATGCTCCGACAGCTCCTACAAAGTCAGGATTCGTCCGTTCAGGTGAAGGAGAAAGTCCTCCGCTGCCTCTCCAGCTGGGTGGGGCTGGATGTGCCACTGGGGGAAAGCCAGGAATTGGTCCAGGACTGTTTTGCGGTGTTGTCCGACACAGGGTTGTTCGACACCGCAGTGGAGACGATAGTTACTGCCATCACACAACCAGATTGTCAGAG GTTCATTAACGTTCTGCTGAGCCTGATGCCTATGGTGCTGGGCCTTTACGACCAGCTGAAGACAGCAGCTCAGGACGGGGACATGGAGACCACCCACGGTATCTGTCGCATTGCCGTCGCTTTGGGGGAAACACACTCCAG GGTTTTGCTGGAACAGCCGGACCACTGGCAGGAGTATCTGGCTTTGGTGAACATGATTCTATTCTGTACGGGTATTCCTGGACACTACCCGGTTAATGAGACCACGAGTTCCCTGACACTCACCTTCTGGTACACGCTGCAG GATGACATTTTATCTTTTGAGGAAGAGAAGCAGGCAGTTTACCTGCAGGTCTACAAGCCAGTTTACTTCCAGCTGGTGGACGTGTTGCTGCTCAAATCCCACTATCCCTCCCTGGAGGAATACGCGTCCTGGTCTTCTGATGACAAAGAGCAGTTTCGAATTTACAG GGTGGACATCTCAGATACTCTAATGTATGTGTATGAAATGCTGGGAGCGGAGCTGCTTAGTAACCTCTATGACAGGCTGGGCAGGCTGCTCATGGACCCCCAACAGTCAGCGGTGTGGCAG GACATCGAAGCGCTGCTGTTCGGCTTCCAGTCCATCGCTGAGACCATCGACGTGAACTACTCTGACGTTATTCCCGGTCTTATCGGTCTGATCCCTAGAATCAACGTCAGCAACGTGATGCTGGCCGACACCGTCATGTACACCATAG GGTCACTGGCTGAGTGGCTGGCGGACCACCCGGTGATGCTGGGTGGCATATTACCCATGGTGCTGCGGGGCCTTGTGAAGGCGGAACTGTCCGTTTCCAGTATCTCCACACTCAAGCGGATCTGCAGGGAGTGCCGGCAGGACCTGGCACCCTACGCTCAGGACATCCTCACCGTGTCTCAG GACGTGCTGGTGAAAGAAATCCATGAG agcagCCAGTGCATGTGGCTGATGCAGGCCCTGGGTTTCCTGCTGTCAGCCCTGCCAGCAGAGGAGATTTTAGGCAGACTGCACTCACTCATCAGCCCTCACATTCAGCAGCTGGACTCACTGGTCCGCCAGGAG CCTGACCCTGCCACTAAGCAAGGCATCGTGTCCATCCTGGGTTTGCTGTCCAGCCTGTTTACCACCCTGGATGTCAACAGGCATGCGGATGGCTTAGACGAAGAAGACGCCAGCCACAGACTCACAGCTGCACAGAGCATTCAAAACCCA GTTGTGGTTGTGCTGCAGCAAGTGTTCCCTTTAATTCAGACCATCATTAGCAAATGGCTTCATGACTCGGAAGTAGTTGAG GCAGTGTGCGGGGTCTTTGATAAATCAGTACGGACCCTGCTGCACGACTTTGGCCCCATGGTGGCTCAGCTGAGTGAGATGCTGGGACAAATCTACAGCACCTACCCACAAGCCGCTGCGCTGGACCTGACTCGTCAG ATGGTGCATATCTTTGCTGGAGAGGAGCAACACATGTCGGACGTCAGAAGTCTTGTGGAAGTGCTGACCTCAACCACGCTTTCTATATTCCAGCAAG GTCCCAGGGATCATCCCGACATCGCAGAGTCATTCATGAACCTCCACGCTCAG ATTCTTAAAAGGAGTCCAGATTTGTACCTGTCGACCCAACTGGACGTCAAAGCTCTGTTTTACTCAG GGATTCTGTCCATCAAGTTCCCAGAGACGCCCACTGTTAAAGCAGCCTGCCTATTCTTT ACAGAGTTTTTGAGTCGCTGCAAAGACATGCCAGCTCTGACCGACGTGGTGCAGAACGATGGAAAGATCCTGACAGAGACGGTGCTGCAG GCGGTCGGAGGGGGTTCTTCACGCAGCCTGGCGGAGAACTTCTCCGAGGTTCTGCTCAGTCTGAACAGACACAGTCCGGGTCTGCTGTCTCAGTGGCTCACAGAAACCCTGCAGACCCCCGGGTTCCCATCGGCACACGTGACTACGGAGCAGAAGCACACTTTCTCTCAGCAGATCCTGAG ggaacaaacaaacaagcgtCGCGTTAAGGAGACGGTGAAGGAgttctctctgctctgcaggGGGCTGCAGGGGGCCGGCTTCTCTGAATGCTAG